aagtcatagtatagtacgtcgtccaaaatcatgaaaaacgtcatagtatagtatgtcgtccaaaatcatgaaaaaaagtcatagtatagtacgtcgtccaaaatcatgaaaaacgtcatagtatagtatgtcgtccaaaatcatgaaaaaaagtcacagtatagtatgtcgtcaaaaatcatgaaaaaaagtcatagtatagtatgtcttcaaaaatcatgataaaaagtcatactatagtatgtcgtcaaaaatcatgaaaaaaaagtcatagtatagtaggaagtcatagtatagtatagaaGGCATAAAGAACCAAAGTCCAGGCACTCAGGTCggtttggaaaaattaaaaatgactatagaaaaaaagtcatagtatagtatgtcgtcaaaaatcatgaaaaaacgccatagtatagtatgtcttcaaaaatcatgaaaaaagtcatagtatagtatgttgtcaaaaatcatgaaaaaaagtcatactataacATGTCGTCCataaccatgaaaaaacgtcatagtatagtatgtcgtccaaaatcatgaaaaaacgtcatagcatagtatgtcgtaaaaaatcGTGGAAAaacgtaatagtatagtatgtcgtcaaaaatcataagaaaaagtcatagtatagcatgttgtcaaaaatcatgaaaaaaagtcatagtataatatgtcgtccaaaatgatgaaaaaagtcatagtatagaatgttgtccaaaatcatgaaaaaaagtcacagtatagtatgttgtccaaaatcatgaaaaaaagtcatagtatagtatgttgccaaaaatcatgaaaaaaagtcatagtatagtatgtcgccaaaaatcatgtaaaaaagtcatagtataatatgtcggttataatcataaaaaaaagtcatagtatagaatgtcatcaaaaatcatgaaaaacgtcatagtatagtatgtcgtcaaaagtcatgaaaaaagtcaatagtatagtatgttgtcaaaaatcatgaaaaaaagtcatagtatagtatgtcgccaaaaatcataaaaaaaagtcatagtatagaatgtcgtcaaaaatcatgaaacaaagtcatagtatagtatgttgttaaaaatcatgtaaaaaagtgatagtatagcatgccgtccaaaatcatgaaaaaaagtcatagtatagtatgtcgtcaaaaatcattaaacaaagtcacagtatagtatgtcgttcataatcataaaaaaaagtcatagtatactgtcgtcaaaaatcacaaaacaaagtcctagtatagtatgttgtcaagaatcatgaaaaaaagtcattgtacaatatgttgtcaaaaatcatgaaaaaaagttatagtatagatAGTATAGGATGtaatcaaaaatcatgaaaaaagtcatagtatagtatgtcggttataatcataaaaaaaagtcaaagtatagtatgttgttaaaaatcatgacaaaatgtcatagtatagtatgtcgtccaaaatcatgtaaaaaagtcatagtatcgtatgtcgtcaagaatcatgaaaaaacgtcatagtatagtatgttgtcaaaaatcatggaaaaatgtcatagtacattatgtcgtccaaaatcatgaaaaaaagtcatagtatagtatgtcatcaaaaatcatgacaaaatatcatagtatagtatgtcatcaaaaatcatgaaaaaacgtcatagtatagtatgttgtcaaaaatcatggaaaaatgtcatagtatagcatgttgtccaaaatcatgaaaaaaaagtcatagtatagtatgttgtcaaaaatcatgaaaaaacttcatagtatagtatgttcagtttttaaaaactttttgtgTGGGGAGTTCCACCCAGAATCTCCTAGACATTTAGGTCACAGAGGGCATACATTGAAAATGGTCTCCCTAGTGTTACACTGATGATTATGGCCCTGCCTCAAACACACTACTTCCTCCTGACTGAGTTATGTTTTCTAAAGACTACAGTGCCAAGCTTTTTTAGTAATCATTTACCCTTTAAAAAATGGATTTGTACGTCGTTTTAAAATATTCACATCTTCAGTAAGAATAAATGGGCTTGGTGCTGAGAGCCAGAGAAAGATTATGTCTCAGAAAGTACTGAGAGATAGAGTAATGAATGACCattagaaaatataaaataacaccAGTCTTATTTCTTAAATGCAGAAAGAAATACTGAGGAGTCTCACCATGCGGATGAAGCCAATGATCAGCAGAGACAAAGATCTTTTCTCATCCTCGAGAGTGAGAGCGctgcgatacagagagcagacagGCTACTGAGTGAAGGCTGTTACCAGGCAGATCAGGAAACTAAGAAGAAAAGTAGGTGTCTAAACTCACTGACAtttactgaaattaaaaaaaaaaaaatagagatgaAAAACTGTAATCACATAATTACAAAGAACTATTTCCCCAAGTCCCTATAAGAGAACAGCTAAAGTAATTGTAATTGTAGAAGTAATTACAGgtatataacacacacacacacacacacacacacacacacacacacacacagcctacttGACAGAGTCGTGCATGGTCTTGCAGATGTGCAACATGGCGTTAAGGATGACCGGGTCTCTGGTGGGCTCCACCTGGTGCCTGCAGATGGAGAATAATTAGTAGTCAAAATTCTTTTTCACACTTgccaattttattttgttacaaagcaaataaatctaattcaacaaactctgaggcAGCTCTTACTTGATGAAGACCTCCATGATGGATCTGCACACCTCCACCCTCACACTGTCCTTCTGGAACATGTCTAGGAACGGCAGGAAACGctcctgggaaaaaaaacaattaggGAAACTTTGTGGACTGTTTCAGGCCTCCAGAGTGCAAACTTCTATTATATATGTTTTGAAGTGGTGGTTGCTCACCATGGAGAAGAGGACGGAGAAGTCATGGAAGTAGGTGAGGATCTTCCTGATCACTGACTGCAGCTGGATGCAAACAAAACAGAGTCAGTACAGAGCCGacggaaggaggaggaggaatggctCTGTTTTAGGAGAACAGGGTAGATTGTCCTGTTAGGTATAATGAGCTGCTAACCTGAGGATAAGCGTCCTCAAACGCCCGGTCAGGGGTCATGTGTTTGATGATGTCAGCCAGTACGGTGTTGACCTCACGTTTCTAATAGAAAGAGAAGACATGTTAAATAAAGTGATAGGAACTTTAAATTCCACATGATAAAAGGTGTCAGGTGCTTTACTGACTGTGAAGTGTCGGCAGGTGAACTCCACCCAGATCTCAGCACAGTTGATGTAATCCTAAAAAGACACataaacattcacacatacagtcaTAACCTGAATATTTTCATGGATTAAACCCCTGTGAGAAAGCAGCATCACTCTTCAGTACCTGAGGACTGCGCACTTTGGTGACGACCTTCCAGGCTTCATTCAGGATCGTCAGTCGCTCAGATTCTGGAGGGTCAGCACAGGCCAGACTGCGACCCAGAGATCCAAACAGCAGATGCTGGAGAACAGACAACAGTCAAGCTTCCATTGATATTTCAAGCACATTTAGACGATGTTTTAACCTATACTTTAACAGAAGAATAAAGTGTTCTTAACTAGAACCTTCAAGTTTATATTGCcttacatatttacatttattggaTCACTGTACTACATCTGTTCTCTTCTGACCTTTGGGAAGCCAGCCTCGTCGCAGTCTTTGATCATACCGATAAAGTCAGTGGCCCTGGCTGCGACAAATTCTGGCCTGAACGCCCTCATAACTGAATTCAGCAGCAATGCACTGTGGGAAACAGGAACATGTTGGATctttaaggtaaaaaaaacccaaccttTTTTTGTCCCCCACCACCAGAAACCATTGAAACACTTGAGTAAAAGCTGTGTAAAACTTTGATTATGTACACTGTGTGTCCACCTCATTAAAACAGTGTCTTTAAAAGCACTCACTTGTTCCCCAGCTTCTTGCATCTCTCCATCATCTCCGTTAGTAAAGGCTGAAATGGAAGCACAAATAGTCTTATAAACACTCATGCCTCTGACAGCTGACCATTTTTTACAGCATTCAGTATGTTTCAGTTTGAAAATTCATGCTAAGTAAGTTGAGGTAAAACATGCCTCTGGAGCTCTGTAGGCGATGCACTGCAGGATCCAGTTGATGGCGGGTGAGTAGAGCGTCAGGTACTCGGGCACCTCCACCCTCTGCATGACCAGCTGGTTCTGGACGCTCTCCCCACTAATCTGCCGGAAGGTGCCCAGCAGGTCGAAGAAGTTGCGGTTCAGGCTGTCTTTCAGGTGGGGGGCCACTTCCACGCCCACCTGGAAGAAGAGAGCACTGTTATCTCTGGGCCCAGacccttttttctccctttAACCAGTCATTATGAACTCTGTAGCTGGATCACATTTAAAGGTGAGTCAAACAAAATTATGGATTTATTCAAAAAAGGTTTTAATTCATCCTGGAGGAAGATTCAGTGGTCTTAACagcaaaaatggaaaacaaacaacaaacaaacaaacaagcccatttctgccaaaaaATCCTGTGAGTCATTATAATTAGACTTTCTTGAAATGAGTTTCTACTTttaagtttctcattattttgagatatcaaatcaatattttgagatactaactcattattctgagatattgagtcattatttcaagaaacTAACCCATTGTTTTCATTACTTCGAGATACTAAAccttattttgagatactaaatcaatattttgtgaaaagttctcattattttgagatactaaaccttattttgagatactacgtcaatattttgagaaagtttctcattattttgagatacagaatgattattttgagatactaactcattattttgaaatattaagtcattatttggagaaaatttctcattttaatgacttagaagatctttattttttcaatacactggtggaaatgggcttccatacatCACCACCCCACTAATAGAGCAAAAATAAGGACAGGAACAGGCAGTGAAAATAAGTCGACAGATAAGAACTGGCTCAGAAACAGGAGACAGGAGAGGAAAATGAAGTGAGCACATCTCACCCTGCAGAGGTAAGCTCTGGCATATGCTGCCACCAGAGGGTCTCCGATCCCTCTGATCATGGCTGTCAACCGAGGGAGTGTCTCCGGGATGCCACTGTGAAGGTGGAGGAGCAGAAAGGAAGCTGTGCTATGTGTCTAAAAAAAACCTTATAACTAGAAAGTTCTATTTGGTAGATCAGCTGTAACAAATGTATCTCAAAGAACTTCTGCACGCTGTCCTCTATACTTGCAATTATGAGAGATTAAGTGGGAACATTTTGGTACAGAGACCTTCATCAAACAACCTGATGAAGGTCAAAAATGTTGCTCCCGATAAATCTCTCATAATTGCAAGTGTAGAATACAGCGTGTGGGAGATCTTCATTCCACTATAGTTGGCCATGGTCTTCTCCAACACACCTATGAACCTCAGGTGTGTATAAGATTTGCTTTTTAACAAATATATCACAAAATCTTTCACATAACCCAAAAATTTAACTTTAGAAGAGAAACAAAGCAAAGACTGACTTTTAAAGCTCATAAGAGAATCAAACTAACCTCTTGTTCAGGAAGCGGTTGCACTTCAGAATGGCAGCCTCAACATATCTGTTCATAGAGGTCAAGGAGTTGTCAAAACAGGCCTGACATTAGTTCTGATCATCTGAGAAGCATTATTGATTTAAGCTGTGAAGCCCTGCTGATGGCAGTAAAGGATACAGTCTGGGCAGAAGCTCTCTGATGGAGGCGATCTTGAAGAACCAGTTAAGGCACGTCTCCTTGGCCGTGTCATTCACATCGTCAACTGTGAACGAGTCTGAGTAGGAAGGAAGCCAAGTGGAAAAATCAGACACTATCCAGACAATATATCCAATGAAATACGTCTGGATATAAGAGAGTCTGATTAGTACCTGGTAGGGGTCGTGGGTCTGAACACATGGTCCAGATTCTGTCGTATACCAGCCGTCCTACAGAGAAATGAGATTAAAGTAAGAAAACTTGCAGTGTTTTTTAACTGAGCTGAGAGAAACAAAGATTCAATACGCACCAAAAGTGTCGAGGATATCAGTAATGAGAACAAACTTGCTGGGGTAGAACTGGATCACAGAGGTGTCGGACAGAAGCTTCGAGCACTGGAACATAGATCACAGATGAGTGTTTATGTCTTTACGCAGGAGACATTATTTTTAGGATGAGTGTTTTCAGCTGCTGGATTACCTGGATGACGATCTTCAGGGCTTTGACCTTCTGGTCTGAGGCCCAGGCTTCCTTCAGGGACTGGTTCAGCTCCTCGATGCGGTTAGCGTAATCCTGCTGGGAGAGGTTGAGCAGCTCTCGTTGGgaaccctgcacacacacagacaaacaagtcGGTCCAAAACACATCCTTGCTCTTACATGAATTCACTCTGCTTTGCTAGTATGACATTAATGCCAATGAAAATCTATTTAGTTGCTGAATTTTGCAGCTTATTTAAGCACCAATGGAGGCTGTGGACATTATGTGAATACAcatcaacacaaataaaagagCATTTGGTGAACAATTTAATTCTTATAGTACTGGGAGttcaaatgattttaaaataaattatgtttGAAAGGCACTCTATGAAAGCGTACCTCCTCCAGATCGTCGAGTTCCTCCAGGCGAGTTCGAACTTTCTCTGAAACAGCTGAGGATCCTGGACTTGGAGCTTTTCCTACAGCAACAACAGGAGTCATTTGTTAACTATCgatcacagtaaaaaaaaacacacagactctgtagtttttttttttaaagattactttaaggaatacttcagccacaaaatgatGATAATGCTGAATTAGTgaggaaaactttatttttctggcatgcttccacagtgaacgaagaatccaaaaattgagaaaattcttgatgaattacgtttaacaacagcaaatcaTCCATTTATACAACTGTTGCAGTAAAATcccagtctcatttatccaggcatatgctcagtacttctgaAACGCCAACATTTTTGCTCATACGTTACTATTTCAAACAGTCTCACCCACAAACGAGTAGTGTGCCTTGGCAAACGCATGCACCTGAACTCTGCCCAAAGGAATGCATAAGCAGACTCATGCCGAAGTTTTTCAGACCTAGTCCACGCAGACATGAGTATTTTTGAAAACTTCACTTTATAAATGCATTTTAGCCTTTTGACCATACGCAAACTGCATTTATTGGTACTCTATTTTCAGTGTTGATGTGTCAAAAGGTAAAACAAGAGTTTTTGGCTTCTTGATGATATTTCATGCAGTGATGGAAGTGACCAAAACAGTCCTGGTTCTAACCTTGCTAACATGACTctttacaaataaacacataaataaacagcaacTCTTCGAGTGTATTGAAAAACAGAGGTGTCAGAATGTGCTACAGAGGTCACTGCTCCAGGTGTCCTTCTGGTAATGGCTTTTTTTCAGGCTGCTGATTGGCCAATATCATCTTCTTCTTTGCATGGCTTTAGGGTTAGGGTTCTATAACCGTTTGTGGGTTTGGCGTATTCTTTACAGGActtcaaagtgtttttgtggTTTCTTTGGAAAgagactttttaaaacattgtgTCTGGATGGGATTTTTTTGGAGAATGGAGGATGGGAAAGCCCTGTTTATAAaaggtactgagcatatgactggataaatgagactttgattgtGCTGTATgagttgtgtgtgagtttgcaaacagatgttttgatatagttttgctgttattcaCCGTGGACCCCagtgactttaattcatcagtttttggattcttcgttcactgtggaggcatgcaaggaAAACAAAGTTTCTTCACAAAATCAGCATTAACACAGAGTGAGAAAGTGATACAACAACAGCCATTTTGTGGgttaaagtattcctttaaagcagtattgattgattgtttttgccaATTTGGACACAACAGGCTGTCACACAACATTAATATATTATCATCTTATAAAGTTGATATTGCTTACACATCACAGCTGCCTATTTACACACGTTTCTGGACACCCAA
The Epinephelus moara isolate mb chromosome 13, YSFRI_EMoa_1.0, whole genome shotgun sequence genome window above contains:
- the vps35l gene encoding VPS35 endosomal protein-sorting factor-like; the protein is MAAVQWRSRGRNYEAELQRCHPEASPIEFGDYHPLKPIMVTDTKTRRGARKGSTSSSSSSSSSAPPDPLSSMLDGTDPLSMFAAASATEVPAMSHSASTGDLGRKRKEKEEEAVGPDFEPWSSKRGEILARFTTTEKLSINLCMGSDRGKAPSPGSSAVSEKVRTRLEELDDLEEGSQRELLNLSQQDYANRIEELNQSLKEAWASDQKVKALKIVIQCSKLLSDTSVIQFYPSKFVLITDILDTFGRLVYDRIWTMCSDPRPLPDSFTVDDVNDTAKETCLNWFFKIASIRELLPRLYVEAAILKCNRFLNKSGIPETLPRLTAMIRGIGDPLVAAYARAYLCRVGVEVAPHLKDSLNRNFFDLLGTFRQISGESVQNQLVMQRVEVPEYLTLYSPAINWILQCIAYRAPEPLLTEMMERCKKLGNNALLLNSVMRAFRPEFVAARATDFIGMIKDCDEAGFPKHLLFGSLGRSLACADPPESERLTILNEAWKVVTKVRSPQDYINCAEIWVEFTCRHFTKREVNTVLADIIKHMTPDRAFEDAYPQLQSVIRKILTYFHDFSVLFSMERFLPFLDMFQKDSVRVEVCRSIMEVFIKHQVEPTRDPVILNAMLHICKTMHDSVNALTLEDEKRSLSLLIIGFIRMVSFGRDFEQQLSFCVEARATFCNLESVMVQLIHTVNQLAMETSRVMRGNHSRKTAAFVRACAAYSFITIPSLSSIFSRLSLYLLSGQVALANQCLSQADAFLKAAVSLLPEVPRSISVEGKLRSSETFLLDFINNFLATLLVVPDHPEHGVLYLVRGLLNMVQDYTWEENSDAKVRVYISALPLLAAMGQETYLYSIPKVDSNETLYGGDPKFLSEINKLCETLIGQILDHLKALSRDEQSTRRQGALAFSLFGVLLAHGDLRNNKLSQLAVNLWNLSHKHGYCETRVSVRTLEYIKHQAQQADMSHLLDTVQRLQLQSRT